One window from the genome of Thermus sediminis encodes:
- the pxpB gene encoding 5-oxoprolinase subunit PxpB, giving the protein MLEGVYLRFGEGLSEEGSRRALALAGALLKNPPPGLLDAVPAYSTLYLEYDPRRLPRGRLLRLLQALSLDEVEEGRVVEIPVRYDGEDLLEVAARAGLSPEVVKALHGKPLYRVYALGFTPGFPFMAPVEPPLRLPRRPHPRPKVPAHCVAVAGVQTGIYPLPSPGGWNLLGTALLAVYDPHRAEPFLLRPGDRVRFQEAEGPTPGEPAPLELLPQEPRLPAIRVEEPGLLDLLVDGGRFLMGRFGLARSGPLDPYSAQMANRLVGNRPDAPLLEVSLRGPVLTALRPLVAAFAGYGLWVEVDGAEVPPGLSFLWPKGKALRFRPGGLGVRGYLAVAGGLEATPFLGSASPDLRGRIGRPLRAGDVLGLGEERPARPGLAFAPRPLPQVLTLRLLPGPQFGREAFQALLQGPFRVARADRMGLELLGPEVPGGEGLSEPTPLGGVQVPPSGRPLVLLADKGSLGGYAKPARVDPRDLWLLGQAWPGAWVRFRAT; this is encoded by the coding sequence GTGCTGGAAGGAGTCTACCTGCGCTTCGGGGAGGGGCTTTCCGAAGAGGGGAGCCGGAGGGCCTTGGCCCTGGCTGGGGCCCTCTTGAAGAATCCCCCTCCCGGCCTCCTGGACGCGGTCCCCGCCTACAGCACCCTCTACCTGGAGTACGACCCCAGGCGGCTTCCCCGGGGGAGGCTTCTTCGCCTCCTCCAAGCCTTGTCCCTTGACGAGGTGGAGGAGGGGAGGGTGGTGGAGATCCCCGTGCGCTACGATGGGGAGGACCTCCTGGAGGTGGCTGCCCGGGCAGGCCTCTCCCCGGAGGTGGTGAAGGCCCTCCACGGGAAGCCCCTCTACCGGGTCTACGCCCTGGGCTTCACCCCGGGCTTCCCCTTCATGGCCCCGGTGGAGCCCCCCCTGCGCCTCCCCAGAAGGCCCCACCCCAGGCCAAAGGTGCCCGCCCACTGCGTGGCCGTGGCGGGGGTGCAGACGGGGATCTACCCCCTGCCCTCCCCAGGGGGGTGGAACCTCTTGGGGACTGCCCTCCTCGCGGTCTACGACCCTCACCGCGCGGAGCCCTTTCTCCTCCGCCCGGGGGACCGGGTCCGCTTCCAGGAGGCCGAGGGGCCCACGCCGGGGGAGCCCGCTCCCCTGGAACTCCTTCCCCAGGAGCCCAGGCTTCCCGCCATCCGGGTAGAGGAGCCCGGGCTTTTGGACCTCTTGGTGGACGGGGGGAGGTTCCTCATGGGCCGCTTCGGCCTGGCCCGCTCGGGGCCTTTAGACCCCTACTCCGCCCAGATGGCCAACCGCCTGGTGGGAAACCGCCCCGATGCCCCCCTTCTGGAGGTGAGCCTAAGGGGCCCCGTGCTCACCGCCCTCAGGCCCCTGGTGGCGGCCTTTGCCGGGTATGGGCTTTGGGTGGAGGTAGACGGGGCGGAGGTGCCGCCGGGGCTTAGCTTCCTTTGGCCCAAAGGCAAGGCCCTCCGCTTCCGCCCGGGGGGCCTTGGGGTGCGGGGGTACCTGGCGGTGGCGGGGGGCCTCGAGGCCACCCCCTTCCTGGGCTCCGCCTCCCCGGACCTGAGGGGGCGGATCGGGCGGCCCCTGAGGGCGGGGGACGTCCTGGGCCTAGGGGAGGAGCGTCCGGCCCGCCCCGGCCTGGCCTTTGCCCCAAGGCCCCTCCCCCAGGTCCTCACCCTCCGCCTCCTCCCCGGGCCCCAGTTCGGCCGGGAGGCCTTCCAGGCCCTTCTCCAGGGGCCTTTCCGGGTGGCGCGGGCCGACCGCATGGGCTTGGAGCTCCTGGGCCCCGAGGTCCCCGGGGGGGAGGGGCTTTCCGAGCCCACCCCCCTGGGCGGGGTGCAGGTGCCCCCGTCGGGAAGGCCTTTGGTCCTCCTGGCGGACAAGGGGAGCCTGGGGGGCTATGCCAAGCCCGCCCGGGTGGACCCCCGGGACCTCTGGCTCCTGGGCCAGGCCTGGCCCGGGGCCTGGGTGCGCTTCAGGGCGACCTGA
- a CDS encoding acyl-CoA dehydrogenase family protein, giving the protein MPGIFYSQGQDHYALDPDLKVVLDTFAPGQPQEELSAFGRLVGEEVLEVAHHIDQLSPPRLQMHDPDGNRIDRAWISPAQRAVLERLRSMVRPAYEGRGWPLHYAMGYLLADGGLYCILTITHQVAYALHKYAPEWEGVKRDLLYGRAFGATWMTEIQGGSDLGANRTLARREGEAYRLYHGDKYFASGAGLADWALVTARPEGAPEGPKGLALFLLPREVEGGLNFRVRRFKEKLATRAVPSGEVELEGSLAHLIGKPEEGIYYTLETLTVARLANAAAAMGLAKKAHLETLFRVRRRMAFGKRLLDHDLVRHDLLEMRLRQVAGTALAFLAVAQFDRVWEERPPYSPAYHLARLLSHLAKGRTAEHAAQVTGLAMELFGGLGFLEEYGVARFHREALITPIWEGPANIQALDMLEAVAKKRAHEPLLEMLQATPLALKAAEGALRRLEEEGPWHAKEALRRLSDALSVHALSAMGEPYGEMARLYARRFLEGESLPKEAARPELYDPWWSLS; this is encoded by the coding sequence ATGCCAGGGATCTTCTACAGCCAGGGCCAGGACCACTACGCCTTGGACCCGGATCTGAAAGTGGTTTTAGACACTTTTGCTCCGGGCCAGCCCCAGGAGGAGCTCTCCGCCTTCGGCAGGCTCGTAGGGGAGGAGGTGCTAGAGGTGGCCCACCACATCGACCAGCTCTCCCCACCCCGCCTCCAGATGCACGACCCCGATGGAAACCGCATAGACCGGGCTTGGATCTCCCCTGCCCAAAGGGCCGTATTGGAAAGGCTCAGGTCCATGGTCCGCCCCGCCTACGAGGGCCGGGGCTGGCCCCTCCATTACGCCATGGGCTACCTCCTGGCGGACGGTGGACTTTACTGCATCCTTACCATCACCCACCAGGTGGCCTACGCCCTCCACAAGTACGCCCCGGAGTGGGAAGGGGTGAAGCGGGACCTCCTCTACGGGAGGGCCTTTGGGGCCACCTGGATGACGGAGATCCAAGGGGGAAGCGACCTGGGGGCGAACCGCACCCTAGCCAGGAGGGAGGGGGAGGCCTACCGGCTTTACCACGGGGACAAGTACTTCGCCTCGGGGGCGGGGCTTGCGGACTGGGCCCTGGTCACCGCCCGGCCGGAAGGCGCCCCGGAGGGCCCCAAGGGGCTCGCCCTTTTCCTCCTCCCCCGGGAGGTGGAGGGAGGGCTCAACTTCCGGGTGCGCCGCTTCAAGGAAAAGCTCGCCACCCGGGCCGTGCCCTCGGGGGAGGTGGAGCTAGAAGGGAGCCTCGCCCACCTTATCGGCAAACCCGAGGAGGGGATCTACTACACCCTGGAAACCCTCACCGTGGCCCGCCTGGCCAACGCCGCAGCCGCCATGGGCCTCGCCAAGAAGGCCCACCTGGAGACCCTCTTCCGGGTGCGCCGCCGCATGGCCTTCGGCAAAAGGCTCCTGGACCACGACCTCGTCCGGCACGACCTCCTAGAGATGCGCCTAAGGCAGGTGGCGGGCACCGCCCTGGCCTTCCTGGCCGTGGCCCAGTTTGACCGGGTCTGGGAGGAAAGGCCCCCCTACTCCCCGGCCTACCACCTGGCCCGCCTCCTCTCCCACCTGGCCAAGGGGCGCACCGCCGAGCACGCCGCCCAGGTCACCGGGCTTGCCATGGAGCTCTTTGGCGGGCTCGGTTTCTTGGAGGAGTACGGGGTGGCCCGCTTCCACCGGGAAGCCCTCATCACCCCCATCTGGGAGGGCCCGGCCAACATCCAAGCCCTGGACATGCTGGAGGCCGTGGCCAAGAAAAGGGCCCACGAGCCCCTTCTGGAGATGCTCCAGGCCACCCCCCTAGCCCTAAAGGCGGCGGAAGGGGCCCTGAGGCGCCTGGAGGAGGAGGGCCCCTGGCACGCCAAGGAGGCCCTAAGGCGCCTTTCGGACGCCCTCAGCGTCCACGCCCTTTCGGCCATGGGGGAGCCCTACGGAGAGATGGCCCGGCTCTACGCCCGCCGCTTCCTGGAGGGGGAAAGCCTCCCCAAGGAGGCGGCAAGGCCCGAGCTTTACGACCCCTGGTGGAGCCTCTCGTAG
- a CDS encoding ribbon-helix-helix domain-containing protein — protein MVRTQVQLPEDQLVRLRAKALEEGVSLAELVRRAVERYLLEEENGGYEERARRALEAVGRFASGAKDVSEAHDQYLDEAFRSLR, from the coding sequence ATGGTGCGGACCCAGGTCCAACTCCCGGAGGACCAGTTGGTGCGTCTGAGGGCCAAGGCCCTGGAGGAGGGGGTCTCCTTGGCGGAGCTGGTCCGCCGGGCGGTGGAGCGCTACCTATTGGAGGAGGAGAACGGCGGCTATGAGGAGCGGGCGAGACGGGCCCTAGAGGCGGTGGGCCGCTTCGCCTCAGGGGCCAAGGACGTGAGCGAGGCCCATGACCAATACCTAGATGAGGCCTTCCGCAGCCTTCGTTGA
- a CDS encoding type II toxin-antitoxin system VapC family toxin — translation MRPSAAFVDTSALYALLDRDDAHHQEAAQAFAELLRRRIPLHTHAYVVVESLALVQRRLGMEAARVLVHDLLGVVRVAPVDGELHQAALTATLASGRRDVSLVDWTSFLFMRRREMERAFAYDAHFWEQGFQPVQENHG, via the coding sequence ATGAGGCCTTCCGCAGCCTTCGTTGACACCTCGGCCCTCTACGCCCTCCTGGACCGGGACGATGCCCACCACCAGGAGGCCGCTCAGGCCTTTGCGGAGCTCCTCAGGCGTAGAATCCCCCTTCACACCCACGCCTACGTGGTGGTGGAAAGCCTGGCCTTGGTGCAGAGACGGCTGGGAATGGAGGCGGCCAGGGTCCTGGTCCACGACCTCCTGGGGGTGGTGCGGGTGGCCCCGGTGGACGGGGAGTTGCACCAGGCGGCCCTCACCGCCACCCTGGCTTCGGGGAGGCGGGACGTGAGCCTGGTGGACTGGACCAGCTTCCTCTTCATGCGGCGGAGGGAGATGGAAAGGGCCTTCGCCTACGACGCCCACTTTTGGGAGCAAGGCTTCCAGCCTGTCCAAGAAAACCATGGATAA
- the nadC gene encoding carboxylating nicotinate-nucleotide diphosphorylase gives MEGFPHLDEALRAWLLEDLGHGDLTTALLVPEALRGEAVILAKEEGVVAGLPVAGRVFALLDPGVAFTPLLPEGGRVHMGQEVARVAGPLRGILTGERLALNLLQRLSGIATLTRSYVEALRGTKAQVLDTRKTTPGLRALEKYAVRVGGGRNHRFGLFDGVLIKENHIRAAGGVGEAVRRAKAEAPHHLKVEVEVRDLAELEEALEAGADLILLDNFPLEAIREAVRRVGGRVPLEASGNMTLERAKEAAEAGVDYVSVGALTHSAKALDLSLLVVKP, from the coding sequence GTGGAGGGTTTTCCCCACCTGGACGAGGCCCTGAGGGCCTGGCTTCTGGAGGACCTGGGGCATGGGGACCTGACTACGGCCCTCCTCGTTCCCGAGGCCCTAAGGGGTGAGGCGGTCATCCTGGCCAAGGAGGAGGGGGTGGTGGCGGGTCTCCCCGTGGCCGGGCGGGTCTTCGCCCTCCTGGACCCAGGGGTGGCCTTCACCCCCCTTTTGCCCGAGGGGGGACGGGTGCACATGGGCCAGGAGGTGGCCCGGGTGGCGGGGCCCCTAAGGGGCATCCTCACCGGGGAGCGGCTTGCCCTGAACCTCCTCCAGCGGCTTTCCGGCATCGCCACCCTCACCCGGAGCTACGTGGAGGCGCTAAGGGGCACCAAGGCCCAGGTCCTGGACACCCGCAAGACCACCCCTGGCCTCAGGGCCCTGGAGAAGTACGCGGTGCGGGTGGGTGGAGGGAGAAACCACCGCTTTGGCCTCTTTGACGGGGTTCTCATCAAGGAGAACCACATCCGGGCGGCGGGCGGGGTAGGGGAGGCGGTGCGGCGGGCCAAGGCGGAGGCCCCCCACCACCTCAAGGTGGAGGTGGAGGTGAGGGACCTGGCCGAGCTGGAGGAGGCCCTGGAGGCGGGGGCGGACCTGATCCTCCTGGACAACTTCCCCCTGGAGGCCATCCGCGAGGCGGTGCGCCGGGTAGGGGGGCGGGTGCCTCTGGAGGCCAGCGGCAACATGACCCTGGAAAGGGCCAAGGAGGCGGCGGAGGCGGGGGTGGACTACGTGAGCGTGGGGGCCCTCACCCACTCCGCCAAGGCCTTGGACCTCTCCCTCCTGGTGGTCAAACCATGA
- a CDS encoding thioredoxin domain-containing protein, whose translation MNRLKDAKSPYLLAHAEDPVDWHPFGEEAFRKAQEEGKPIFLSVGYHTCHWCHVMHRESFRDEGVAALLNAHFVPVKVDREELPDVDAAYMRALVSLTGQGGWPMSLFLTPEGKPFFGGTYFPKEDRGGLPGFKRVLLGVARAWREEQEALKEEAERLAKALWRSLSPPPGPVPQDVEDRALEALLRSFDPEWGGFLPAPKFPQGPLLLYLLARAWQGEEAPKAMLRKTFTAMALGGVYDQVGGGFHRYATDRLWRLPHFEKMLYDNALLARVYLGAHRVLKDPLFLRVARETLDWLLSMQHREGGFFTALDAESEGEEGLYYTWTEGELRGALGEDFPLARRYFALGEDLLGRSVLTAWGEEALQRELGEGFAPWREGVRRRLQEARRRRMPPALDDKVLADWSSLAVRALAEAGRLLQEGRYLEAARRGVHFLLQRMGKGGVLRHAWREGRLGEEAYLADQAFAALALLELYAATGEWPYLEEARRLLEAGLALLEEPGLPLPARALEEGALPSGESALAEALWRLGGLFGPRYHEKARALLEAQAHFLARHPEAFPGFLLVHRLLKEGTELAVPFPSPHLQEVQAQYLPLTQLVLGPAGALPALEGKEPGLLYPCRRGACRLPTGSLEEALEALRSP comes from the coding sequence ATGAACCGGCTCAAGGACGCCAAGAGCCCCTACCTCCTGGCCCACGCAGAAGACCCCGTGGACTGGCACCCCTTCGGGGAGGAGGCCTTCCGGAAAGCCCAAGAGGAGGGCAAGCCCATCTTCCTCTCCGTGGGCTACCACACCTGCCACTGGTGCCACGTGATGCACCGGGAGTCCTTCCGGGACGAGGGGGTGGCCGCCCTCCTCAACGCCCACTTCGTGCCCGTCAAGGTGGACCGGGAGGAGCTTCCCGATGTGGACGCCGCCTACATGCGGGCCCTGGTGAGCCTCACCGGCCAGGGGGGCTGGCCCATGAGCCTCTTCCTCACCCCGGAGGGGAAGCCCTTCTTTGGGGGGACCTACTTCCCCAAGGAGGACCGGGGTGGCCTCCCCGGGTTCAAGCGGGTCCTCCTGGGCGTGGCCAGGGCCTGGCGGGAGGAGCAGGAGGCCCTCAAGGAGGAGGCGGAAAGGCTCGCAAAGGCCCTTTGGCGAAGCCTGAGCCCACCCCCGGGCCCGGTTCCTCAGGACGTGGAGGATAGGGCCTTGGAAGCCCTTCTCCGCTCCTTTGACCCCGAGTGGGGGGGCTTCCTCCCCGCCCCCAAGTTCCCCCAGGGGCCCCTCCTCCTCTACCTCCTGGCCCGGGCCTGGCAGGGGGAGGAGGCCCCAAAGGCCATGCTCCGGAAGACCTTCACCGCCATGGCCCTGGGCGGGGTCTACGACCAGGTGGGCGGGGGGTTCCACCGCTACGCCACCGACCGCCTCTGGCGCCTCCCCCACTTTGAGAAGATGCTCTACGACAACGCCCTCCTGGCCCGGGTCTACCTGGGGGCCCACCGGGTCCTGAAAGACCCCCTTTTCCTCCGGGTGGCCCGGGAGACCCTGGACTGGCTCCTTTCCATGCAGCATCGGGAAGGGGGGTTCTTCACCGCCCTGGACGCGGAGAGCGAGGGGGAGGAGGGGCTTTACTACACCTGGACGGAGGGGGAGCTCAGAGGGGCCCTGGGGGAGGACTTTCCCCTGGCCCGCCGCTACTTCGCCCTAGGGGAGGACCTCCTGGGCCGCTCCGTCCTCACCGCCTGGGGGGAGGAGGCCCTCCAGAGGGAGCTTGGGGAAGGCTTCGCCCCCTGGCGGGAAGGGGTGCGGAGGAGGCTTCAGGAGGCCAGGCGGAGGCGGATGCCCCCGGCCCTGGACGACAAGGTCCTGGCCGACTGGTCCAGTCTGGCGGTGAGGGCCCTGGCGGAGGCGGGAAGGCTCCTCCAGGAGGGGAGGTACCTGGAGGCGGCCCGAAGGGGGGTCCACTTCCTCCTCCAGAGGATGGGGAAGGGGGGCGTTCTCCGCCACGCCTGGCGGGAGGGCCGCCTGGGAGAGGAGGCCTACCTGGCCGACCAGGCCTTCGCCGCCTTGGCCCTCCTGGAGCTCTACGCCGCCACAGGGGAGTGGCCCTACCTGGAGGAGGCGAGGAGGCTTTTGGAGGCGGGCCTCGCCCTCCTGGAGGAGCCGGGCCTTCCCCTCCCCGCCAGGGCCCTGGAGGAGGGGGCCCTCCCCTCTGGGGAAAGCGCCCTGGCCGAGGCCCTTTGGCGGCTGGGGGGGCTTTTCGGCCCCCGGTACCACGAGAAGGCCAGGGCCCTCCTGGAGGCCCAGGCCCACTTCCTCGCCCGCCACCCGGAGGCCTTTCCCGGCTTCCTCCTGGTCCACCGCCTCCTGAAGGAGGGAACGGAGCTGGCTGTCCCCTTTCCTTCCCCCCACCTCCAGGAGGTCCAGGCCCAGTACCTGCCCCTGACCCAGCTCGTCCTGGGGCCCGCGGGGGCCCTGCCCGCCCTCGAGGGCAAGGAGCCCGGCCTCCTCTACCCCTGCCGCCGGGGGGCCTGCCGCCTGCCCACGGGGAGCCTGGAAGAGGCTCTAGAGGCCCTCAGGTCGCCCTGA
- a CDS encoding aldehyde ferredoxin oxidoreductase C-terminal domain-containing protein produces the protein MWRSLQLDLKGRKAYWNEVSPEEVAFGGRYRTGKVLLEREAHRFDPLSPENPLVFAVGPLAGTGFSNANRTSVGTRSPLTLGIKEANGGGTFGYALGQLKLAYLVLEGQSPDWVVLRLTKAGEVFFDPAGDLLGLGNFAAAKKLFAAYGERIAFALLGPVGEYLGLLSGIAFSDVDGRPSRLAARGGVGAVMGLKRVKAIVVEVLGKAEVHDKPKVLEGVRRYARLLREDPLVMKFYNAIGTMGMADFQNVFGGLPVRNFRQGRLAPPEAFRMGGQYIAPLNKGRGGKHTHACMPGCVIQCSNVIVDERGEEVVSPLEYETIGLLGTNCGLTDPDRLACLNRLANDLGIDTIEAGASLALFMEKGLADWGDYAFMEAKLRSLYGDGEEARLLAQGTARLGEALGVERVPVVKRQAISAYDPRVVEATGVTMMVTAQGADHTAGNAPRLETRAMGVEGILEASYTAQVNAAANDSLGLCVFGGSVTNKETTFVAEAVNAALGTRLTPDFWRELGEGVLRLEHRFNHLAGFTHEEDRLPEFFYQEPLPPKGYTARFRPEDLELLYERLHQGS, from the coding sequence GTGTGGCGGTCTTTACAGCTTGATCTGAAGGGAAGAAAGGCCTACTGGAACGAAGTGTCGCCGGAGGAGGTGGCCTTTGGGGGGCGGTACCGCACGGGGAAGGTCCTTTTGGAGCGGGAGGCCCACCGTTTTGACCCCCTTTCCCCGGAAAACCCCCTGGTCTTCGCCGTGGGGCCCCTTGCAGGCACGGGGTTCTCCAACGCCAACCGCACCAGCGTGGGCACCCGAAGCCCCCTTACCCTAGGCATCAAGGAGGCCAACGGTGGGGGCACCTTCGGCTACGCCCTGGGACAGCTCAAGCTGGCCTACCTGGTCCTCGAGGGCCAAAGCCCCGACTGGGTGGTCCTCCGCCTCACCAAGGCGGGGGAGGTCTTCTTTGACCCCGCAGGGGACCTCCTGGGCCTCGGCAACTTCGCCGCCGCAAAGAAGCTCTTCGCCGCCTACGGGGAAAGGATCGCCTTCGCCCTCTTAGGCCCCGTGGGGGAGTACCTGGGCCTCCTATCCGGCATCGCCTTTTCCGACGTAGACGGCCGCCCCTCCCGCCTGGCGGCCCGGGGGGGCGTGGGAGCGGTCATGGGCCTGAAGCGGGTCAAGGCCATCGTGGTGGAGGTTTTGGGGAAGGCGGAGGTTCACGACAAGCCCAAGGTGCTGGAAGGCGTCCGCCGCTACGCCCGGCTCCTCCGGGAGGACCCCCTGGTCATGAAGTTCTACAACGCCATCGGCACCATGGGGATGGCGGACTTCCAGAACGTCTTCGGGGGCCTGCCCGTGCGCAACTTCCGCCAGGGCAGGCTCGCCCCTCCGGAGGCGTTCCGCATGGGGGGACAGTACATCGCCCCCCTCAACAAAGGCCGGGGCGGCAAGCACACCCACGCCTGCATGCCGGGATGCGTGATCCAGTGCTCCAACGTGATTGTAGACGAAAGGGGGGAGGAGGTGGTCTCCCCTTTGGAGTACGAGACCATCGGCCTCCTGGGCACCAATTGTGGGCTCACCGACCCCGACCGGCTTGCCTGCCTCAACCGCCTGGCCAATGACCTGGGCATAGACACCATCGAGGCTGGGGCCAGCCTGGCCCTCTTCATGGAGAAGGGCTTGGCGGACTGGGGGGACTACGCCTTCATGGAGGCCAAGCTCAGGTCCCTTTACGGGGATGGCGAGGAGGCCCGCCTCCTGGCCCAGGGCACGGCCCGGCTGGGAGAGGCCTTGGGGGTTGAGCGCGTGCCTGTCGTCAAGCGTCAGGCCATCTCCGCCTACGACCCCCGGGTGGTGGAGGCCACGGGGGTGACCATGATGGTCACCGCCCAGGGGGCGGACCACACGGCTGGGAACGCCCCCAGGCTGGAGACCCGGGCCATGGGGGTGGAGGGGATCCTGGAGGCCAGCTACACCGCCCAGGTGAACGCCGCCGCCAACGATTCCCTGGGGCTTTGCGTCTTTGGGGGAAGCGTCACCAACAAGGAGACGACCTTCGTGGCCGAGGCGGTGAACGCCGCTTTGGGTACCCGCCTCACCCCGGACTTCTGGCGGGAGCTGGGAGAGGGGGTCCTTAGGCTGGAGCACCGCTTCAACCACCTGGCGGGCTTCACCCACGAGGAGGATCGCCTCCCCGAGTTCTTCTACCAAGAGCCCCTCCCCCCCAAGGGGTACACCGCCCGCTTCCGCCCCGAGGACCTAGAGCTCCTCTACGAGAGGCTCCACCAGGGGTCGTAA